The Kitasatospora albolonga nucleotide sequence AGTACGGCGACGCGCTGCCGGGCGGGCTGAGCCCGGAGCGGGCGGCGGTGCTGCTGGTGGCGGTGATGGACGGGCTCCAGTACCAGTGGCTGCTGGACCCGGAGGCCGTGGACATGCCGGAGGCGTTCGGTGACTTCCTCGGGCTGCTGAAGGGGGCTGCCGAGAAAGGCTGAGAGGCCGTGAGCCTAGGCTGTCGGAAGATCAGAACGTTGTACGACGGGCCGCATCCGTCACACGGTCGCCCGTCACGATCGCCAGGGGGATACATGTCTTTCGAAGAGGAGTGGGCCGGACTCAAGGCGGATGCCGCCGCCCGGATGCAGCTCAACAGCGCGCCGGGGAGGGACCCGGACGCCTCACCGACCGGCGCGGACCTCGTCGCCTACGACGACGAGCTGGGAAGGATCGGCCACCTCGCCTATCTGCTGCACAACAACCTCAAGGCCGACGGCAAGCACGCCGGGTCCACCACCGAGGCCGCGGGCACGAGCCTGAACTCGGACGGGTTCGAGACGGGCAAGGCGCTGACCTCCGCGGGCACGGCCTGGACGAAGCAGGTCGGGGCGCTGCTCTCCGCCTGCGCGCACATCTCCAACCACCTCGACTACACGAAGGCGTCGAAGAAGAAGGACGACGACTGGGTCGTCGCCCAGCTCAGCGTCTCCAAGATCTCCGGCTACTACGACGTCCCCGGCAGGGACGAAGGACGTGCGGTGCCGAGGCCACAGGGCCCGGTCATATGATCCGCTCCGCTTCCCCTTCGTGTCCTTCCTCTTCACTCAGGCGAGGTGCCCTGTGCCAACGTTTCAGCAGCTTCTGAATCTCAGGACGAAGCCACTCGACTCGGCGATCGAGGACTGGGTGGCCATGACCAAGAAGCTCAAGGAGCTCGCCAAGGACGCGGAGGACATGCGTACGTATACGCAGGGAACGTCCTGGAAGGGCGAGAACGCCGCCGTCACCAAGCCGTTCGTCACGAGGACGGCGTCCCAGTTCCAGAACGCCGCGATCCAGGCCGGGAGCATCACCACGCTGCTCAAGGGCGTCCAGAGCGAGTTGACGGCGGCCAAGGCCGAACTCGTGGCGATCTACGAGACCCCGCCCTACGGCGTCAAGATCTCCCCGGTCGGCGTCATCACCTACGTGGAGAGCGCCGATCCCGGCCGGAGCGACATCGACGCGCTCGTCACCCGTATCGAAGCCATACTCCAGCGCGCGGCCGACGCGGACGCGCGCTGCGCCGGGGGGCTGGCGGCCCTCACGAAGGACCCGCACCGGTTCAGCTCCGAGCACTACGACTCCTTGAAGGACGCGGAGACGGTCAAGGAGCAGGAGACCCGGGCGAAGCTGAACGCGGTCGACTTCACGCCTCCCGAGAAGTGGGGCAGCGGCACCATCAAGCCCGCCGCCGAATTCCTCGGTTACCGCTCCTGGATAAGCGGCGGCCAGGCGTACCTGCGCGGAGACTGGAAGGGCGCGTGGGAGGGGTTCCACGGCGGCGAGCCGGCCGCCGCGGCGGGCAAGGGAGCCGATTTTCTCGAGAAGGCCACGGCTCCTGCGGCGGGGGCTCGCCCCGGGGTCCTCAACATGGTGAGCAAGTTCGCGGGCAAGGTGCTCGGTACGCCCGTCGCCATCGGCGCGACGGCCGTCGACCACTACTACACCCCGGAGGACGAGAGACTGAACGAGACCCGGGTGGACGCTCCCAGGGCGCCGGGGAAGGTGCGATACCAGTGACGCCCCCCGCGGGCCCACCGCCGCTGTCCGGCCGTCGCCGCACGGGCCCGGGGGGCCTGCTGCGGCCCCGGAGTTCGCGGACGTTCGTCCTCGGTCTGTGCATGTCCGTCGGCGGGCTCGGCGGCGGGGTGCGCGCCGCGATGGACGGCGAGGGGATCTGGCGGGCCCTCGGCACCTTCGGCGTCGGGCTTCTCGGGCTGGCGCTCACCGTCGCGTGGGTCATGACGTACGCGCGGGAGCGCTGAGGCTCGCGAAGTGTCGTGACGTACGCGCCGGAGCGCCGAGGCTCACGAAGTCGTGAGGTCACGAAGCCGCGAGGTCACGGGGTCACGCGGTCACGAGCCGGGCGCTGTCCACTCCTTGGCGGCCACCGCCGTGTCACCGGTGCCGGTGCCGGGGGTGTTGCCCTCGCCCGGCTCCACCAGGTCGCGGGCGAGGAGGGTGGCCCCGGCGACCGCGCCCGGCATCAGGAACACCGCGACGAACGGGACCAGGAACGACAGGGCGAGCGGAACGCCGAAGCCGAGCACCAGCAGCCGACGGCGGCGCAGCAGGCCGAGCCGCTTCTTCAGGACCAGGCCCCGGCGCTGGAGGGCCACCCCGGTCAGCTCCTCGGCCAGGAAGAAACCGGAGACGCAGACACCGATCGCGGGTACGACGGTCTGGCCGACCACCGGGATGAAACCGCAGGCGAAGAGGATGATCCCGAAGAACGCGACGCGCAGCAGGATGCGTACGGAGTCACGGGCGGAGATCCACAGTTCGCGCCAGAGCGGCAGCCCCGACTCATGGACCTCGCCGCCCTCGCTGCGCTCGACCTCCTCGGAGAGCGAGTCGTAGAACGGCTGGCCGACCAGGAGGGTGACGGCGGTGAAGGTGACGACCGCGAGGAACAGGCCGAAGAGGAAGACGAGCGCGGTCAGCGTGGTGCGGAGCAGCCCGAGCCACGGCGAGGACCAGTCGTCGGCGAACGGGGTGGCCCAGGCGACGAAGTCGTCGGCGCCGTAAGCGAGTCCGACCAGGGCGCCCGCGTACACGACGAGGGTGATGAGCCCGGGGAGCAGCCCGAAGCCGAACCACCGTCCGTGCCCGGCGACCCAGCGCTGCCCCTTCACCAAGTAGCCGAAGCCTGCCCCGAGATCGTTCATGGACGTCAGCGTACTGGCGTACGGAAGCGGCGAGGACCGCACCCCGGTGCGGGGTGCGGTCCTCGGACGGCGGTGCGGTGATCAGGCCACGGACAGCTCGACCTTGATGTTGCCGCGGGTCGCGTTCGAGTACGGGCAGACCTGGTGGGCCTTCTCGATGAGCGACTGGGCGGTGGCGGCGTCGACGTTCGGGATGGTCGCGCTGATGGCGACCTCCAGGCCGAAGCCGCCGGCCTCGGTCTTGCCGATGGAGACCGATGCGGTGACCGTCGAGCCGGAGATGTCGGCCTTCTCCTGGCGGGCGACGACACCCAGCGCGCCCTGGAAGCAGGCGCTGTAGCCCGCGGCGAAGAGCTGCTCCGGGTTGGTGCCCGCGCCGCTGCCGCCGAGCGCCTTCGGCGGGTTGACGACGACGTCGAGCTGACCGTCGTCCGAGGAGACGCGGCCGTCACGGCCGTTCTCGGCGGTGGCGACGGCGGTGTAGGCGACGTCGATCTTCTGGATGGTCATGATGTGAGGATTCCTCCTGTTGGTGCGCCGCGACTCGCGCCCACGACCGCGACGGCCTGGGATGAGCCTAACGCGTGACCGGAGCGGGCCGGGGGCGGGTCACACACAGTTCACGCATGGCTCAGGCATGGCTCAGGCGAGGGAAACGATCATCTTTCCGGTGTTCTCGCCGCGCAGGAGGCCGACGAACGCGTCGTAGCCGTTCTCGATGCCCTCGACCGTCGTCTCCCGGTACTTCAGCTCGCCGGAGGCCAGCCAGCCCGCGACCTCCTCGACGAACTTCGGCTGGAGGTCGGCGTGGTCGCCGACGAGCATGCCCTGGAGGCGCAGCCGCTTGCCGATGATCAGCGCCATGTTGCGCGGGCCGGGGGTCGGCTCGGTGGCGTTGTACTGGGCGATCATGCCGCAGATAGTGGCGCGGCCGTGCACGTTGAGCGCGCCGATGGCGGCTTCGAGGTGGTCGCCGCCGACGTTGTCGAAGTAGACGTCGATGCCGTCCGGGGCGGCTTCCCTGAGCTGGTCGCGGACGGGCCCGTTCTTGTAGTTGAACGCGGCGTCGAAGCCGTACTCCTCGACGAGGAGCTTGACCTTCTCGTCGGAGCCGGCCGAGCCGATGACCCGGGAGGCACCCCTGAGCTTGGCGAGCTGGCCGACCTGGCTGCCCACGGCCCCGGCGGCGCCGGAGACGAAGACCGCGTCGCCCTCCTTGAAGGAGGCCACGTCGAACAGGCCCGCGTAGGCGGTGAGTCCGGTCATGCCGAGCACGCCGAGGTAGGCGGAGAGCGGGGCGAGGCCGGGGTCGACCTTCACCGCGTGCTTGGCGGGCACGTCGGCGATCTCGCGCCAGCCGAGGCCGTGCAGGACGTGGTCACCGACGGCGAACCCCTCGGCGTTCGAGGCGATGACCTCGCCGACCGCGCCGCCGTCCATGGGGTGGTCCAGCTTGAACGGCGGGGTGTACGACTTCACGTCGTTCATCCGGCCGCGCATGTACGGGTCGACGGAGAAGTACTTGTTGCGGACGAGGATGCGGCCTTCGGCCGGAGCGGCCACTGCGGCCTCACGCAGGGCGAAGTCCTCGGCCTTGGGCCAGCCGTGGGGGCGGGCGACGAGGTGCCATTCGCGGCTGGACGCGGGAAGTGCTGCAGACATGGGCTCGGGTTCTCCTCAATGTCCTACGGGGGGGGAAGCCTCAGGAAAAAGCTTCATTACATGAAACAACCCTGCGCCTTAATATTTCATATTGTCAAGTAAATCGGTACGCTGGTCCCCATGACCACCCGCACAGACCCCCTGACCCTCGAGGTCGTCGAGCTCATCGGCACCGTCGTGGCGCGCTACCACGAGGAGTACGACCGCGCCGCCGCCGAGCACTCCCTGACCGGGGCGCAGGCGCGGGTCCTCGGGCTGCTCGCGCTGGAGCCCACGCCGATGCGGAAGATCGCCGTCAAGCTGAAGTGCGAGCCGTCGAACGTGACCGGCATCGTCGACCGCCTGGAGACCCGGGGCCTGGTCGAACGCCGGCCGGACCCGGCCGACCGCCGCGTGAAGCTGGCCGCCGCCACGGAGACGGGCGCGCGGACGGCCCGGGAGCTGCGGGACTCCCTGAACTTCGCCCGGGAGCCGCTGGCCGGGCTGTCCGACGGCGAGCGGACGGTGCTGCGGGATCTGCTGCGGCGGATGCTGGGCGAGGCGTAGCCGGGGGCCTGCGCGCCCGAGGCACAACCCGGGGCCCTACGCGCACCACCACAGGAAGCGGGTGCAGGTCGGGGACGGTGTCGGGGTGGGCGCCGGGGCCTGCGTCGGCTCGTCCGGCGGCGGGGGTGCCGGGGCGGTCGGGGGCGCTGCCGGACCGTCCGGGTCGGGCGGGTCGGCGGGCGCGGTACCGGGGTCACCGGAGGGACCCGCGCCGTCGGGGTCCGGGCCCGGGTCCGGGGACTCGGCGGGCGGGGCCGTGGCCGGGGAGGCTTCGGGGCCCGGGGCGTCCGAGGCGCCGCCCGAGGGCTCACCCGTGGGGGCGTCACGCGTCGGCGCCGCGTCCGGTGAGGGGCCCGGTGCCACGCCCGTACGGGAAGGGAGCGGGCCCGGGTCCCTCGGCGCCTCCCCGGACGAGGAGTCCGGCGCGGAGTCCTCGGGAGCCCGCGGCGCCTCCCGTACGAAGTCGGCGGCGACCCCGCCCCGGTCCGGCTCCGCGGCCAGCTCCGCCAGGCTCAGCCCACCCGCCGCGAGGACCAGCCCGCCCGCCGCGAGCAGCGCCGTACGGCCGCGTCTGCGGTGGCCGCCCCGCGCACGGCGGCGGGAGCGGGCGGCGGGCACCGGCGCGGCGGCCTCGTCCGGCGCGCCCGGCGCACGCCCGGCAGGCGTCGGCGCGGGCACCGTGAAGGGGCTCAGCGCCTCGGCGGGAGTTCCGCACCCGGCGCAGGCCAGAGCTCCGTTGAGATGCCGTCGGCACGGGTCGCAGTAATCCATGGCGCCCGCAGATTAGACGTGGACAGATCAACGGAGGAAGCGGACCAGGTGAGGGTTCTGTGAGGAACACCGGATTCCGCGAACAGCCGGTCCGATACGCCTGACCTGCGGGAAGATGGGCAACATGACCGCTCCCACCCCCTTCGGCCCCCGCGAGTTCCAGCTCGTCCTGCTCCGCCGGATGGCCGACCACCAGCCCGGACTGGCCGAGGAGGCACGGCAGGAGCTGAGCGCCTCGCTCGCCGACCTGAGGGAGGCCAACCGGCGCTGGCAGGCCATGGTCCGCGCGCCCCGGGGCCGGGGCGCGCTGCGCCGCTACCGCTCGGTGCTCGGCGAGCCGGAGCTGACGCTGAAGCGCCGCCTGGGCGACCTGGAGTGCGAGGCGCTGCTCTGGCCGGTGCCGCTCTGGCCGGACCTCCGGTTCGAGGTGACGGCCGCGCCGGGCGGGGCGGTGTGGAACGAGTGGCTCGTCCGGGCCCCGGGGGCGGCGGGCCCCGAGCTCACCTCCGTACCGGCTCTGCGCCCCTGGTCGTGCACGGTGGACGAGGTGGCCCGCGCCTTTCCCCCGGCGCGGCCGATGGAGGGCAGCGCACCGACCCGGTGGGCCCTGGCCGTCACGGACCCGGGCAGCGGGGAGCGGTACGTCGCCGAGTTCACGTGGGGGCTGTTCCAGCGGCTGCTGCCGGGGTGAGGGCCGGGGGTACAGCCCGATGCGCGTCCGAGGAGAGACCTGGCGTACGGCCCGATGCGCCTCCGAGGAGGCACCTGGAGACCTGGCGGGCCGTCAGCTTCCGGCCCCACGTACGGCGCATCCCAGCGCGCGCCGCCCGGCCGGGAACGCGACGATGCGAGGAGAGGCCGGCTGCCGCCGGTACCACCGTCCGCGCTCTCGGGAGAGCCTGCCGTGACCGTCAGCCTTGAGCAGTTGCAGCGTTGCCACATCGCCGTCGATCTCGGGGCCGCGAGGACCCGTGTGTACGTCAAGGGGCTCGGGCTCGTCGTGGACGAACCGAGCGTCGCCGCCGTCAACACCCGTACCGGCTCGCTCATCGCGGTCGGTGTGCTCGCCGAGCAGATGACCGGCCGCACCCCCGAGTACATCCGGGTCGTCCGCCCGGTCTCCGGCGGCACCGTCGTCGACATCGAGATGGCCCAGCGGATGCTGCGCCACCTCCTCGGCGACAAGCTGCGCCGCCAGCTCCGCCGCAAGCCCCGGCTGCGCGCCGCCGCCTGCACCCCGCACGAGGCCGATCCGCTGGCCCAGCGCGCCACCGTGGAGACCCTCGTCGGGCTGGGCGCCCGGCGGGTCGAGCTGGTCGACACCCTGATCGCGGCGGCCGTGGGCTGCGGGCTGCCGGTCGAGCAGCCGACCGCCACCATGATCATGGTCTGCGGTGCGGCCACCACGCAGATCGCGGTGCTCTCGCTCGGCTCGATCGTGACGGCCGTCCGTATCCCGGTGGGCGGCAATGCCATCGACGAGGCGGTCATCCAGCACCTGCGCCAGCACCACGAGCTGATGCTCCCGAGCCAGTCCGTGCGCCCGCTGCAACTGGCGCTGCACGGCAACGGCCTCCAGCTCACCGGCCCCGCCCTGACCGAGATCCACGGCCGGGACGTGGCGACCGGTCTGGCCCGCTCGGTGCAGGTCGACACCGCCGCCGTACGGCAGGCCATCCACACTCCGCTCACCGCCGTCCTCGACGGGGTGGGCAAGGTGCTGCGCGCGTGCCCGCCCGATCTGGTGGCCGACCTCGCGGACCGGGGGATCATGATGGTGGGCGGGAGCGCGCTGCTGCCGGGGCTCGACCAGATGCTCCGGGACGCGACCGGTATGCCGGTGCTCATCGCCGAGCGCCCCGACGTCTGCTCGGTGCTCGGCCTCGGCGCGATGCTGGACGGCAAGATCCAGCCGATGGTCCTCAACCCGCTGGCGGGTTAGGGCTTCCTCGTTGTCACCGTCATCCGAGGACCGGCTGCCGATGCTCCTGGAGGCCGTCCTCAGCATCGGCAGCGAGCTCGGGCTCCGGGCCACCCTCCAGCAGATCGTGGACACCGCGACCGCCCTGACCGGGGCCCGGCACGGGACGCTCCACGTCCTGGAGCCCGACCACGACCGGACCGAGGCGCTCTACGCCACCGGGATGACCCGGGCGGAGCGGGAGCGCATCGACCGCCTCCTCCCGGAGAGCCGCGCGGGGCTCCCGCGCACGGGCAGCGGGGTCGGCGGGGTCGGCGACCGGGCGACGGGCGGACCGCCCGCGCGGACCTCCCTCACGGCCCCGGTCCTCACCGCCCCGATCCAGGTGCACACCGAACTCTTCGGCCACCTCTGCCTGACGGAGAAGAGTCCGGGTCCCTTCACCGAGACGGACCGGGCCCTGCTGTACGTCCTCGCCTCCCAGGCGGGCATCGCGATCGGCAACGCCCGGCTCTACGAGAGCGCCCGCCAGCGCGAGCGCTGGATCGAGGGGGCGGCGGCCGTCACCACGGCCCTGCTGACCGGGACGGACGCGGCCGACGCCCTGATGACCGTGGCCGAGAGCGCCCGGGTGCTCGCCGGGGCCTCGGCCGGGGTGATCCTCCAGCCGACGGAGGCGGGCGGGATGGAGATCGTGACGGCCTCCACGCTCGACGACCCGGCGGGCATCGTCGGTACGACGATCGCCCCCGGCTCCCCCGTCCTGGTCCAGCTCCTGGGCGGCGAACCGGTCTTCATCGACGACTCCGCCACCGATCCCCGGATGACCACCGACGTACGGTCCCGGTTCGGGCCCAGCATGATGCTGCCGTTGCAGAGCGGCGGCCGGCTCATCGGCACCCTCGCCCTGCCCCGGCGGCGCGGCGCGCCCCCGTACACGGCGGTCGACCGGCTGCTGGCGACCCAGTTCGCCTCGCAGGCCGCCCTCGCGCTGGTGCTGGCGGACGCGCAGGCGGACCGGGAGCAGCTCGCGGTGTACGAGGACCGCGACCGGATCGCCCGTGACCTGCACGATCTGGTGGTGCAGCGGCTCTTCGCGACGGAGATGATGCTGGAGTCGACGCGCAGGCGGGCGGTGGGCGAGGACACGGGCGGCGCCTCGGGCGCGGGCGGGCGTACGGGCGGTCCCTCGGGCGCGGGCGGGCGTACGGGCGGTCCCTCGGCCGAGGACGGGCTCCGGGAGCGGCCGGGCCGGGAAGGGGCCGGTGAGCTGCTCGGGCGGGCCGTGGACGAGCTGGACTCCACCATCCAGGAGGTCCGCACCGCGATCTTCGCCCTCCAGCAGCCGCCCGCCGAGGCCCCGAGCACGTTCCGGGGCCGGGTGCTGAGGGAGACCGGGGGCGCGTCGGCGCTGCTGGGTTTTCCGCCGTCGGTGCACTTCACGGGGCCGGTGGACGCGCTGGTGGGCGACGAGGCGGGCCGGGAGCTGCTGGCCGCGCTGCGCGGGGCGCTGGCCGCCGCGCACCGCAGGCCGGGGGTGTCGGCCATCGATGTGGAGGTGGACGCGACGGGGCGGCTGCCGGACGGGCGGAGCGCGGTGCGTCTGGTGGTGGCGGACGACGGGCAGGGCGAGGAGGGCGGCCGGCCGACGACGGTGACCTGGCAGGCGCCGCTGTGACCTGGGAGGGGGGAGCGGCGCTGCGACCTGACGGACGCCACCTGCCCCGGCACGGGGCACGCCCGTGGTCAGTGCTTCGGAGCCGCCCGCAGCGCGATCCGGGTGTTGGAGTGGGCCACGCCCGCCTCGCGCTTGAGCCGCCGCAGCAGCGTGTCCAGCGAGACCGGGTCGGCCGCCGTGGCGCGGATCAGGTAGTCGTGGCCGCCCGTCACGTGCACCACCTCCGTGATCCCGGGCAGCATCAGCACCGAGCGCTCGAACTCCTCGTTCGTCGTGTCGAGCCGCAGCGTCACATCGATGAAGACGACCAGGCCCGAACGGGTGTCGGCGGCCGGGTCGACGATGACCGTGAAGCCGCGGATCACCCCGTCCCGGCGCATGCGGCGGACCCGGTCGCCCGCCGCGTTGGCGCTGAGCCCCACGCGTACGCCCAGATCCCGGTACGAGATCCGGGCGTCCTCCTGGAGAATGCCGAGGATTTCCCTGTCCAGCCGATCCATACGGCGATTGTCCCAGCTTGCGGCGATATCGGCTGAGGGAAGCGTGCAGGGGCCGCAGGCAGCGGGCTGTCGCCCGGTCGGCGCAGTCCGGCGGGCCGTGCGCTCCCCCGCGCCCTTGACTTGCGGTGTGGATACCGCCGTCAAGCAGTCCCCCGAGCCCCCGGACACCCCCGCCCCGGCGGGGGCCGCGCCCTCCCCCGCCGCGTACCGCAATCTCGTCATGGCCACGATCGGCTTCGCCCTCACCTTCTGGGCGTGGAACCTGATCGCGCCGATGTCCGGCGACTACAAGGACCGGCTCGGGCTCAGCTCGTTCCAGCAGTCGTTCCTGGTGGCCGTGCCGGTGCTCGTCGGGTCGCTCGGCCGTATCCCGGTGGGCGCTCTGACGGACAAGTACGGCGCGAAGCTGATGTTCCCGCTGGTGTCGGCGCTGACCATCGTGCCGGTGCTGCTGCTGATCCCGGCGAAGAACTCGTACGGGGCGATGATCGCGGTCGGCTTCCTGCTGGGGCTCGGCGGGACGACGTTCGCGATCGGCGTCCCGCTGGTCAACTCGTGGTTCCCGCCCGCCAAGCGGGGGTTCGCGCTCGGCGTGTTCGGCATGGGCATGGGCGGGGTGGCGCTCTCCGGCTACTTCACCCCGCGCATCGCGGGCCACGGCGACAACCTCCCCTTCCTCGTGGTCGCCGGGGCCCTGCTGGTGTACGCGCTGCTCGCCGCCGTACTCGTCAGCGACCGGCCCGACCGGAAGATCCCCACGGACACGTTGGTGCACCGCCTCGGCGAGGCCGGGAAGCTGCGGGTGACCTGGGAGCTGTCGGCGCTGTACGCGATCGGGTTCGGCGGCATCGTGGCGTTCGGGGTCTATCTGCCGACGTACCTGAAGACCTGGTACGAGATGTCACCGACCGAGGCGGGCACCAAGGCGGCCGGGTTCGCGCTGGTCACGGTCGTCTTCCGGCCGATCGGCGGCTGGCTCTCGGACCGTGTCCACCCCGCGCTGGTGACGGCGGGCGCGCTGCTGGCGGCGGCTCTGATGGCGGTCGTCCAGGCTTTCGAGCCGCCGCTGAACCCGATCGGCACGATCGCGCTGCTGGCCATGGCGGCCGGGCTCGGTACGGCGAGCGGCAGCGTCTTCGCGCTGGTCTCGCAGGTGACCCCGCAGCCGAAGGTGGGCAGTGTGACGGGCATCGTCGGCGCGATGGGCGGGCTCGGCGGCTTCGTACCGCCGCTGGTGATGGGCGCGATCTACAGCGCCAAGGACTCGTACGCGATCGGCTTCATGCTCCTGTCCGATCTGGCGCTGGCGGGATGCGTGTACGCGTACGGGCGGATGCGGACCCTCCAGCGCGACGGCTGAGGCCCGGTCCGGCCTGCTCCCGTGCTGCGCGGGGATCAGCCCGGCTGCCTGATGCTCTCGATGATCCGGGCGAAGCCCTCCTCTCCGTGGCCCGCCTCGATCTGGCGCTGGATGAGCGCCTCGACCATGCCGATCACCTCGGTGCCGATGCCCTGGTCGGAACTGGCGTCCACGAGGTCACCGAGCTGGGAGAAGAAGAGGCTCTGCTGCCCTTCGACGGTGTAGTCCCCGCCGTCGACGACCTCGGCGAACCCTTCGAAGCCGCCGGTCATGGCGGCCAGGAAAGGTGTGGCCAGAGCCGCGAACTGCCTCGCCGTCACCCCGGCGGGGGTGACCATGGCGACACCGTGCAGGAACCCGGCGAACATGACGTACATGCCCGAGAGCAGCGCGAGGTCGTACAGGCACGCC carries:
- a CDS encoding organic hydroperoxide resistance protein is translated as MTIQKIDVAYTAVATAENGRDGRVSSDDGQLDVVVNPPKALGGSGAGTNPEQLFAAGYSACFQGALGVVARQEKADISGSTVTASVSIGKTEAGGFGLEVAISATIPNVDAATAQSLIEKAHQVCPYSNATRGNIKVELSVA
- a CDS encoding NADP-dependent oxidoreductase — protein: MSAALPASSREWHLVARPHGWPKAEDFALREAAVAAPAEGRILVRNKYFSVDPYMRGRMNDVKSYTPPFKLDHPMDGGAVGEVIASNAEGFAVGDHVLHGLGWREIADVPAKHAVKVDPGLAPLSAYLGVLGMTGLTAYAGLFDVASFKEGDAVFVSGAAGAVGSQVGQLAKLRGASRVIGSAGSDEKVKLLVEEYGFDAAFNYKNGPVRDQLREAAPDGIDVYFDNVGGDHLEAAIGALNVHGRATICGMIAQYNATEPTPGPRNMALIIGKRLRLQGMLVGDHADLQPKFVEEVAGWLASGELKYRETTVEGIENGYDAFVGLLRGENTGKMIVSLA
- a CDS encoding MarR family transcriptional regulator, whose amino-acid sequence is MTTRTDPLTLEVVELIGTVVARYHEEYDRAAAEHSLTGAQARVLGLLALEPTPMRKIAVKLKCEPSNVTGIVDRLETRGLVERRPDPADRRVKLAAATETGARTARELRDSLNFAREPLAGLSDGERTVLRDLLRRMLGEA
- a CDS encoding rod shape-determining protein; translation: MTVSLEQLQRCHIAVDLGAARTRVYVKGLGLVVDEPSVAAVNTRTGSLIAVGVLAEQMTGRTPEYIRVVRPVSGGTVVDIEMAQRMLRHLLGDKLRRQLRRKPRLRAAACTPHEADPLAQRATVETLVGLGARRVELVDTLIAAAVGCGLPVEQPTATMIMVCGAATTQIAVLSLGSIVTAVRIPVGGNAIDEAVIQHLRQHHELMLPSQSVRPLQLALHGNGLQLTGPALTEIHGRDVATGLARSVQVDTAAVRQAIHTPLTAVLDGVGKVLRACPPDLVADLADRGIMMVGGSALLPGLDQMLRDATGMPVLIAERPDVCSVLGLGAMLDGKIQPMVLNPLAG
- a CDS encoding histidine kinase; this translates as MLLEAVLSIGSELGLRATLQQIVDTATALTGARHGTLHVLEPDHDRTEALYATGMTRAERERIDRLLPESRAGLPRTGSGVGGVGDRATGGPPARTSLTAPVLTAPIQVHTELFGHLCLTEKSPGPFTETDRALLYVLASQAGIAIGNARLYESARQRERWIEGAAAVTTALLTGTDAADALMTVAESARVLAGASAGVILQPTEAGGMEIVTASTLDDPAGIVGTTIAPGSPVLVQLLGGEPVFIDDSATDPRMTTDVRSRFGPSMMLPLQSGGRLIGTLALPRRRGAPPYTAVDRLLATQFASQAALALVLADAQADREQLAVYEDRDRIARDLHDLVVQRLFATEMMLESTRRRAVGEDTGGASGAGGRTGGPSGAGGRTGGPSAEDGLRERPGREGAGELLGRAVDELDSTIQEVRTAIFALQQPPAEAPSTFRGRVLRETGGASALLGFPPSVHFTGPVDALVGDEAGRELLAALRGALAAAHRRPGVSAIDVEVDATGRLPDGRSAVRLVVADDGQGEEGGRPTTVTWQAPL
- a CDS encoding AsnC family transcriptional regulator; translation: MDRLDREILGILQEDARISYRDLGVRVGLSANAAGDRVRRMRRDGVIRGFTVIVDPAADTRSGLVVFIDVTLRLDTTNEEFERSVLMLPGITEVVHVTGGHDYLIRATAADPVSLDTLLRRLKREAGVAHSNTRIALRAAPKH
- a CDS encoding MFS transporter, with translation MDTAVKQSPEPPDTPAPAGAAPSPAAYRNLVMATIGFALTFWAWNLIAPMSGDYKDRLGLSSFQQSFLVAVPVLVGSLGRIPVGALTDKYGAKLMFPLVSALTIVPVLLLIPAKNSYGAMIAVGFLLGLGGTTFAIGVPLVNSWFPPAKRGFALGVFGMGMGGVALSGYFTPRIAGHGDNLPFLVVAGALLVYALLAAVLVSDRPDRKIPTDTLVHRLGEAGKLRVTWELSALYAIGFGGIVAFGVYLPTYLKTWYEMSPTEAGTKAAGFALVTVVFRPIGGWLSDRVHPALVTAGALLAAALMAVVQAFEPPLNPIGTIALLAMAAGLGTASGSVFALVSQVTPQPKVGSVTGIVGAMGGLGGFVPPLVMGAIYSAKDSYAIGFMLLSDLALAGCVYAYGRMRTLQRDG